The following nucleotide sequence is from Mycobacteriales bacterium.
CCTTATGTCGAGGACCAAGCCACCGAACCGCGGACTGTCGGAAGCGACTGCCACGGCGGTCGGATTCCTTCTCGCTAGGCCGCGGTCCGAACTTCGCGCGAGCACGATGGGTACTCCCCCACTGCTCCAGTCCGGCACCTTCGACAGCGACACATGCGACACGCGTTTGGCTCCCGAGCGTCGGACTGCCGGTGTTCAGTTCCCATCTGTGTAACCGGGCTTCCGCAACACGCGATAGCAGCGAGCGCCTGCCCGTACTCGCCATGTTCTTCATGCTCGGTGCGATCTCAGCCAGCTGGGCCGCCCGCATCCCGGCAATCCGGGCTCCGCTCCATCTGTCGGACCAAGCCTTGGGTCTGGCCCTCCTCGGCCCAGCGGCCGGTGCCGTGATGGCGATGCCCGCAGCCGGCGCACTGCTTCTCAGACGTGCGCCCCGCACCGTCGTCCTCGGGGCATTATTGCCACTTGGCGCCGTCCTTCCGTTTGTGACGGTGGTTCGCGACGCCCCTCAACTCTTTGCCGTCTTGTTCGGATGGGGGTGCTGCCTTGGACTCATCGACGTGGCGATGAACACTGAGGCGGTCGGTGTGCAGGACCGACTGGGCCAGCGCGTAATGTCAGGTTTTCATGGTTGGTTTAGCCTCGGCGGACTGGCCGGAGCCGCAGTGGGAGCTGGATCCGCCTGGGCCGACGTGTCCGTTCGTGCACAACTGATCTGGGTGAGCGTCGTGGTGATGGCGACTGGGTTGACCGCAGTAGCTCGCTTCGCACCGACAGCCGGCCGAAACCTGCCGGACTCTCTTGGAGGCCGAACCCGAGTGAGGTGGTCGCGCGCTCTCATAGCGTTGGCGGTGATCGCCTTCGCCTCCTTCCTCGCCGAAGGTGCTGCCAACGACTGGAGCGCGGTATACCTGCGCAGCTCACTCGACACTTCCCCGGGCCTCG
It contains:
- a CDS encoding MFS transporter, with translation MFFMLGAISASWAARIPAIRAPLHLSDQALGLALLGPAAGAVMAMPAAGALLLRRAPRTVVLGALLPLGAVLPFVTVVRDAPQLFAVLFGWGCCLGLIDVAMNTEAVGVQDRLGQRVMSGFHGWFSLGGLAGAAVGAGSAWADVSVRAQLIWVSVVVMATGLTAVARFAPTAGRNLPDSLGGRTRVRWSRALIALAVIAFASFLAEGAANDWSAVYLRSSLDTSPGLAGAGYTCFALTMAAGRLYGDRLADRWGPRLLVRVSSSIGAAGWGAALVVRSPAAALAGLMLLGFGLSSAVPNTFSQASRLGDVGPALAVVTFCGYGGMLAGPAAIGALAGAVGLPTALAINACLAAVVAVLCGVLPSTEGRITSE